AGCAGATTGTAACGACAAAGGTCGGGACGCGAACTCTGCGGCGGTCGCGTTGCGGCAAGGGGTCGAAGTTTATTATCAATCAATTTATAGATCTAATTGTTTCCAGAATATAACGTAAAATTGCTGTATGTGTATGGTGCTTAAGTATATAATCACGAGCTTTTTGTGTCATCTCTAAAAGTCTATGTTTATTTTCAAGCGCTCGCTTAATAGTCTGGCTTAGCGATTCTCGGTCTGCAGCATCATAGTAAAACACATGCTCTCTATCTACAAATGGATGAGCCATTCGTATCCAGGGATAGTTAATTACAGGTATAGAACCACAAGCTATAGATTCATAGTGGCGATAGCAGTCCCAACCTAAGCCTGCGGGCGACCATGTCAGATATGATGAGGCACAAGCATGGAAAAATTCATCTTTAGACAAAGGCTGATCTGGAATATAGACTTTGTAACCAGCTTGACCTAGCTTTTTGATTACCGAAAGACCCTCACTACGAATTGGATTATTGACACTTCCACTTCCTGCGAAGAAAATATCATATTTTTTATCTGTTTCTATAGCACTACATTTCCGGAATAATACGTCATCTATACCTAGTGATATAGGTTTAATTTTTTGGAGGTATAATTGATTTTTGTGTTGTCTTAAAATATTTGCAGCACATTCATTTTTGGCTGTAGTGTTGAGAAAGGCATACGCTGGATTTTGTGGATACTCACGCAGGAATTAACAGTGACAATGGTGAAGTAAGACTTCATCGCGATGCGGAATAAAGGGCGCGTCGTGGGTATTGAAAACTACTAATTTAGAACGACTTCTTTTTAGCCATCTTACAACCCAATAATAAGCTAATGATCCTCGGTTGTTTATCAAGGTTTTGGTGAAGCGAGCAACATTTCTAGCTATGCTGCGCCCAGTATGCCAATAGGGGTCTTTGCAATATGGAAAAAATATAAAATCGAATTCTCCACTTAATAAAAGTTTTTTTATATTACTGAAATCATCGCTAGACACAACGGGTCCATTTTTTATCCAACTGTAATCATTCAAGCCTCCCACCTTATGCAGAACTGTGAAATAATTAGATTCAGCCATATACCCATATTCTATAAATTTCTATATTTAAGCAAGTCAGGGGGTATTACTGCCGCTCGGTGAGGGTGACGTCGTCGAGGTAGAAGTAGCCGTTGCCGTTGACTTCGATGAAGAGTTCGAAGTTATTGACGGGGGCGGAGGGATCGCCGGTTTTTTTGGTGAAGTTGATGCGTTTTTTGAATGTGCTCCAGGAGGAGGAGACGGGGAAGTCTTCGGAGAATTTGAATTCTTCTTCGCGGTATTCATCTTCGCCGCCGCGGCCTTTTTCGACGGTGACTTCACGGCCGAGGACAAGCATGCGTGCCCATTCGATGCCGTCGCCGCGGTAGGCGAAGGTGAGTTCGTAGTTGGTGCGGGGTTTGAGGGTGAATTTTTCCAGGTATTTGATGCGCATGAAGTCGGATTTGTCCATGATGAAGCGGCCTGGAAAGGTTTTTTGGTTGCGGAGGTCGAGCCATTCGAGCTTGAGGGCGCGGCGGCCTTTGGATTCGGGGGGAGG
The Candidatus Methylacidiphilales bacterium DNA segment above includes these coding regions:
- a CDS encoding glycosyltransferase, encoding MSKDEFFHACASSYLTWSPAGLGWDCYRHYESIACGSIPVINYPWIRMAHPFVDREHVFYYDAADRESLSQTIKRALENKHRLLEMTQKARDYILKHHTHTAILRYILETIRSIN